In the genome of Desulfatiglans sp., one region contains:
- a CDS encoding AAA family ATPase — MYNSFFGLTETPFNLTPDPRYLYLSPNHREAIDHLLYGINERKGFILITGGIGAGKTTLCRVLLDRLDEKTKSALILNSYISDIELLKLIVEEFGVGINTGNNREITKKDYVDALNSFLLENFSNGGNAVLLIDEAQNLSRDVLEQLRMLSNLETEREKLIQIVLIGQPELNDIIGAPSLRQLNDRILVRYFLKPLGEMELKGYVEHRLVVAGSHGNITFTGGAYKRLFSRSEGIPRRINSICDRALLIAYTKGAYTVTGTIIEKAANDLYGSGVVIKKGGLFSWVRPLHIILFAFILLVSAGVTGFIYLKHMYEASLSRQLKEAVATQKKEETPVVKVVKNEPELYLDNANSISALFSLFYRNNPDKRINETGGRLSLETFELSPEYYITLKKPFVLKTNRDAPNGKYLLITSVNEKGAVCQDTEGNPREIDKLFLFENWGRAVTWIFPVYAGDQIYGIGMEGPAISRLQKILQAKGYLVQVNGIYDTSTFNEMKRLQGDFGLRVDGVAGPRTNALLYQMAE; from the coding sequence ATGTATAATTCATTTTTCGGTCTTACCGAGACCCCATTCAATCTAACGCCTGACCCCAGGTATCTTTACCTGAGCCCCAACCACAGGGAGGCGATTGACCACCTGCTTTACGGGATTAATGAGAGGAAGGGGTTTATCCTTATTACAGGGGGCATCGGCGCCGGGAAGACCACCCTCTGCCGTGTGCTCCTTGACAGGCTGGATGAAAAGACAAAAAGTGCCCTTATTCTTAATTCATACATCTCCGATATTGAGCTGTTGAAACTGATCGTGGAGGAATTCGGTGTTGGAATTAATACCGGTAATAACAGGGAGATCACAAAAAAGGATTATGTCGATGCCCTGAACAGCTTTCTCCTTGAAAATTTCAGCAATGGCGGCAATGCTGTCCTGCTCATAGATGAGGCGCAGAACCTGTCAAGGGATGTGCTTGAACAGCTTCGAATGCTCTCAAACCTTGAGACAGAAAGGGAAAAGCTGATTCAGATAGTACTGATAGGGCAACCTGAACTCAATGATATTATAGGCGCCCCATCCTTGAGACAGCTTAATGACAGGATACTGGTGCGTTATTTTCTTAAACCCCTTGGAGAGATGGAGCTAAAGGGGTATGTTGAACACAGGCTTGTTGTTGCAGGCAGTCATGGCAATATCACCTTTACAGGCGGGGCATATAAGAGGTTATTTTCAAGGTCTGAGGGCATACCCAGGAGAATAAACAGCATCTGCGACAGGGCGCTTCTTATCGCCTACACAAAGGGGGCATATACAGTAACCGGAACCATTATCGAGAAGGCGGCAAATGACCTGTATGGATCAGGCGTTGTGATAAAAAAGGGGGGGCTCTTTTCATGGGTAAGGCCTCTGCATATAATCCTGTTTGCCTTTATCCTGCTTGTGTCAGCAGGGGTTACAGGGTTTATTTACCTGAAACATATGTATGAGGCTTCATTATCCAGGCAGTTAAAAGAGGCGGTCGCCACTCAAAAAAAAGAGGAGACACCTGTTGTTAAGGTAGTCAAAAATGAGCCTGAGTTGTACCTTGACAATGCAAACAGTATCTCAGCGCTCTTTTCCCTTTTTTACAGGAATAACCCGGATAAAAGGATCAATGAAACAGGAGGCCGTTTAAGCCTTGAGACATTTGAGCTTTCCCCTGAATATTACATAACGCTGAAAAAACCCTTTGTGCTTAAAACAAACAGGGATGCACCCAATGGAAAATACCTGCTGATAACAAGTGTAAATGAGAAAGGGGCTGTATGCCAGGATACAGAGGGAAATCCCAGGGAGATAGATAAGCTGTTTCTCTTTGAAAACTGGGGAAGGGCAGTAACATGGATATTCCCTGTTTATGCCGGCGACCAGATATATGGTATCGGCATGGAAGGCCCGGCGATCAGCCGGTTACAGAAAATCCTTCAGGCAAAAGGTTACCTGGTGCAGGTGAACGGGATATATGACACATCCACGTTTAATGAGATGAAACGTCTTCAGGGTGATTTTGGCCTGCGTGTGGATGGTGTTGCAGGGCCAAGGACAAATGCCCTTTTATATCAGATGGCGGAATAA
- a CDS encoding PDZ domain-containing protein, whose product MITDVMTKNIFTIINIIATALIIFLGVNTFYRVIEARFEKPLVKQRAEAVKAAPPKSIATPGLSAYEVINRRSIFGRAGAGLTGKIDDISQVENLNPTSLDVILLGTVAGSDEDAYAIIEDKSKRTQDIYHIGDNIKGAILKNIYRNKVVIRFNGKDEILLKDENQGQKGAASGPFPGFSGMTPPPGTGGDPVQTIMLNRAELETALSNIQEVMTQASIQPHMQDGVVDGMTITSVKAGSIFRKAGLRSGDIIKGIEGREIKNPEDLLSIYGSLRDSESVGYQIIRRGRVRNIQIRVR is encoded by the coding sequence ATGATAACAGATGTAATGACAAAGAACATTTTTACCATCATTAACATAATAGCCACAGCATTGATAATCTTTCTTGGGGTTAATACCTTTTACAGAGTTATTGAGGCCCGGTTTGAAAAACCTTTGGTCAAGCAGAGAGCTGAAGCAGTAAAGGCTGCACCCCCAAAAAGCATTGCTACCCCCGGATTAAGCGCCTATGAGGTGATTAACAGGAGAAGCATCTTTGGAAGGGCGGGTGCCGGTTTAACAGGCAAAATAGATGACATCTCACAGGTGGAAAACCTTAACCCCACCTCACTTGATGTCATACTCCTTGGCACTGTTGCAGGGAGTGATGAGGATGCCTATGCTATTATTGAAGACAAGTCAAAAAGGACACAGGATATCTACCATATTGGTGACAATATAAAGGGTGCTATTCTAAAAAATATATACAGGAACAAGGTGGTAATAAGGTTCAATGGAAAGGATGAGATCCTGCTCAAGGATGAAAACCAGGGGCAGAAGGGAGCTGCATCTGGACCCTTTCCCGGCTTTTCAGGCATGACCCCTCCGCCGGGTACCGGGGGAGATCCTGTACAGACCATTATGCTGAACAGGGCAGAGCTGGAGACAGCTCTCTCCAATATCCAGGAGGTTATGACCCAGGCATCTATTCAGCCGCATATGCAGGATGGGGTGGTTGATGGGATGACCATAACGAGCGTTAAGGCAGGCTCTATTTTCAGGAAGGCAGGCTTAAGAAGCGGTGATATTATAAAGGGTATTGAAGGCAGGGAGATCAAAAACCCGGAGGACCTGCTCTCCATTTATGGCAGTCTCAGGGATAGTGAATCAGTGGGGTACCAGATCATACGCAGGGGAAGAGTAAGGAATATCCAGATCAGGGTAAGATGA
- the gspN gene encoding type II secretion system protein GspN: MIEALKGNNRYWYLVYIALLLILFLYIMFPDRILNGFLNAQAEKRFPDLSISFEDTRLILPLGIRIRGLEVALKYNPYELLYVSEKTSLRVSITGLLFGRNKVTFTSRVNGGEISGIFEEKDKESCNITIDIDDIILDGKPFILPGTGKYIEGVLAGRVSFTGNPSDFINGKGDISLDAKKGIIKPVLPLFDVRDIGFEKISLTGVLDNMRFNVKDLSMKGGPINGKARGDLQLKRDILSSGLRFSAEITPTPEMKIEMPDIAGAIESSNIMKNGKLKFDIQGTLTNPLPVIR; this comes from the coding sequence ATGATAGAGGCTCTTAAGGGAAATAACAGGTACTGGTACCTGGTCTATATAGCGCTCCTGCTGATTCTCTTTTTATATATCATGTTCCCTGATAGAATACTGAATGGTTTTTTGAACGCCCAGGCAGAAAAGAGGTTCCCGGACTTAAGTATCAGTTTCGAGGATACAAGGCTTATATTACCCCTTGGCATCAGGATCAGGGGGCTTGAGGTCGCGCTAAAGTATAATCCTTACGAGCTCCTCTATGTCTCTGAAAAGACATCCTTAAGGGTTTCTATAACCGGCCTGCTTTTTGGCCGAAATAAAGTAACCTTTACAAGCCGGGTAAATGGCGGGGAGATATCCGGTATTTTTGAAGAAAAGGATAAAGAGAGCTGTAACATTACAATAGATATAGATGACATTATACTTGATGGAAAGCCCTTTATCCTTCCTGGTACAGGTAAGTATATAGAGGGCGTGCTGGCAGGAAGAGTCAGCTTTACAGGCAACCCTTCCGACTTTATAAACGGAAAAGGCGATATCTCTCTTGATGCAAAAAAAGGCATTATAAAGCCTGTCCTGCCGCTGTTTGATGTAAGGGACATAGGGTTTGAAAAGATAAGTCTTACAGGGGTTCTTGATAATATGAGGTTTAATGTAAAGGATCTCTCAATGAAAGGCGGCCCAATCAATGGGAAGGCAAGGGGCGATCTCCAGTTGAAAAGGGATATACTTTCGAGCGGGTTAAGGTTTTCCGCTGAGATAACCCCAACCCCTGAAATGAAGATCGAGATGCCTGATATTGCAGGGGCCATAGAGTCATCAAATATAATGAAGAATGGCAAACTGAAGTTTGATATACAGGGTACCTTAACGAACCCGCTACCAGTAATAAGGTGA